From the genome of Staphylococcus haemolyticus, one region includes:
- a CDS encoding TrkH family potassium uptake protein has translation MSIFSKLLKKSSPQQGIVLYYLIAIVVAFLLLNLPFVHKHGVDVSPIDTLFVAVSGISVTGLSPVNIVDTYSTFGQIIILIILNIGGIGVMAIGTVLWVVLGKHIGIRERQLIMLDNNKDTMSGTVKLILEIIKTILTIEFIGALLLAFYFYRDNPDLKNALMQGLFVSVSATTNGGLDITGQSLIPYAKDYFVQTIVMFLIVLGSIGFPVLLEIRAYVRNRVSHFRFSLFTKITTCTYLFLFVFGVLAILALEHHHAFKGLSWHQSLFYSLFQSATTRSAGLQTIDVTNFSDATNVIMSILMFIGSSPSSVGGGIRTTTFAILILFVINFNNNAEKTAIKVFNREIHVVDIQRSFAVFTMASILTFVSMIVILATEKTNLTFLQVFFEVMSAFGTCGLSLGVTDDISGLTKVILMILMFIGRVGLISFIIMIAGRKEPDKYHYPKERVQIG, from the coding sequence GTGTCTATTTTCAGTAAGTTGCTTAAAAAATCTAGCCCTCAACAGGGGATAGTTTTATATTATTTGATAGCCATAGTTGTCGCTTTTTTATTATTAAACCTCCCATTTGTGCATAAACATGGTGTGGATGTTAGCCCAATCGATACGCTATTCGTTGCTGTATCAGGCATTAGTGTTACTGGACTATCTCCCGTTAACATAGTAGATACATATTCAACATTTGGCCAAATTATTATATTAATCATACTTAATATAGGCGGTATTGGTGTCATGGCGATTGGTACAGTACTATGGGTTGTGTTAGGGAAACATATAGGTATCCGCGAACGCCAATTAATTATGTTAGATAATAATAAAGATACAATGAGTGGAACCGTTAAGCTGATATTAGAAATCATCAAAACGATATTAACAATAGAATTTATAGGTGCACTGTTATTAGCATTTTATTTCTATAGAGATAATCCAGATTTGAAAAATGCACTCATGCAAGGTTTATTTGTGTCTGTCTCTGCTACTACTAACGGTGGATTAGATATCACAGGGCAATCATTAATACCTTACGCTAAGGATTATTTTGTTCAAACGATTGTTATGTTTCTAATCGTATTAGGATCAATAGGATTTCCTGTATTACTTGAAATCAGAGCATATGTAAGGAATAGGGTCAGCCATTTTAGATTTTCACTATTTACCAAAATAACTACATGCACATATCTATTTTTATTTGTTTTTGGTGTTTTAGCCATATTAGCATTAGAACATCACCATGCTTTTAAAGGATTAAGTTGGCATCAATCCTTATTTTATTCATTATTTCAATCTGCAACAACACGTAGTGCTGGATTACAAACCATTGATGTAACAAACTTTAGTGATGCAACGAATGTAATAATGAGTATCCTCATGTTTATTGGTTCATCTCCAAGTTCAGTTGGTGGTGGTATACGTACAACTACATTTGCGATACTAATTCTCTTTGTAATTAACTTTAATAATAATGCTGAAAAAACAGCTATAAAAGTGTTCAATCGAGAAATACATGTAGTTGATATTCAACGTTCATTCGCCGTATTTACTATGGCATCAATTCTAACATTTGTAAGTATGATTGTTATTCTCGCTACTGAAAAAACAAATCTAACATTTTTACAAGTATTCTTTGAAGTCATGTCAGCCTTTGGAACATGTGGTCTATCTTTAGGTGTTACAGACGATATTAGTGGACTTACTAAAGTAATACTAATGATATTAATGTTTATAGGTCGTGTTGGTTTAATTTCATTTATTATTATGATAGCTGGACGTAAGGAACCGGATAAATACCATTATCCTAAAGAACGTGTTCAAATTGGTTAA